The Paraburkholderia hospita region ACCGCGATCCACGATCAGCACGACTATCGAAGGCGAACACAAGCAGGCCTTCACACGAATCAAACCCTTTCGGAATGGCACGCCTAAAGGCAGTTATCGGATTGCCGTTGCGCGCGTGACCGGATTGGAATGCACGCCGATGTCGACTTTTCCGTCGGGTCTCGGCCATCAAAATGTTGAGAAGTCTTTTGTTCACACTCCGCGCCTCCCGTTGGCGTAACAATACGTGCTCGCATAGGCGTTCCGGGTCGATGGGCAGACATATGCGCCACTAACGCGCTCCGTTTTTCCATCCCGCACAAGGAAACTCATCAATAGCGCCGTTCGAAGTCGGACGGGCGCAAAGGGGAAGCTATGCCTTTTTTCGAGTTTGGCGGCTGTTGTCGTTCGATAGGTGTCACCCTGGTGGCGAGCGCCACGCTTGCGTCAAGCTGGACAACGACCACGCATGCCACGGAAGGCGGCGGGAGCAACTATCCCGTCGGCGTGAACACGCTACTTTCGGGCGTTCAGCCTCCCCCGGGCAGCCACATCTATGTCTATCTGCAGGCATACGAGGCAACGACGCTCGAAGGCAATAACGGAAGCCCGACCGCCAGCGTATCGGAGTTCTCACTGCACGCGCAGGCGGCAGCTTTCAGACTGTCCCATGTCTGGCGGGATGTAACGTTCCTCGGTGCAACCCTCGAGTCGCGGACGAATATTCCATTTGTGAATCTCGATCTGCACTTCGACGCGCACACGCCGAAAGGTACGGTCTACAAAAGCGGCACAGCGACCGGATTGTCGGACCTGACTGTCGGGCCACTCTTCCTCGGATGGCATCTCGGCAACCTGCATCAAATCCTGGGCCTCGAGTTCTTCTTGCCGACGGGCAGTTACGACACAAGCCGGCTCGTGAACCCGGGGCGGCACTACTACTCGATGCAGCCGAACTACGCCGTCACGTGGATGCCAGTGCCGAATGTGGAGTTCAGTGCTCGTGCGCTTTACAGCATCAATTCCGTCAACCACGCAACCGACTATCACTCGGGGAACGAGTTTATCGTCGACTACAACGCCGGGTTTCGCTTCACTCCGATGTGGCAGATCGGGGTGAGTGGCTATTTCTATAGACAGGTGACAGACGATACACAGCACGGTCAGTCGGTAAATGGCAACGGGAACCGCGGAGAGGTTCTTGCTGTGGGCCCGTCGATCGCCTACGGCACACGTAAGTTCTCTGTGGCGCTCAAGTACCAGCGCGAAATGATGGCTCGCAATCGGCCAGAAGGGAATCGGATCTGGCTGCAGATGTATATGCCTTTTCAATAGACGTCGTCCTGTCGTCGATC contains the following coding sequences:
- a CDS encoding SphA family protein; its protein translation is MPFFEFGGCCRSIGVTLVASATLASSWTTTTHATEGGGSNYPVGVNTLLSGVQPPPGSHIYVYLQAYEATTLEGNNGSPTASVSEFSLHAQAAAFRLSHVWRDVTFLGATLESRTNIPFVNLDLHFDAHTPKGTVYKSGTATGLSDLTVGPLFLGWHLGNLHQILGLEFFLPTGSYDTSRLVNPGRHYYSMQPNYAVTWMPVPNVEFSARALYSINSVNHATDYHSGNEFIVDYNAGFRFTPMWQIGVSGYFYRQVTDDTQHGQSVNGNGNRGEVLAVGPSIAYGTRKFSVALKYQREMMARNRPEGNRIWLQMYMPFQ